The Patagioenas fasciata isolate bPatFas1 chromosome 35, bPatFas1.hap1, whole genome shotgun sequence genome has a window encoding:
- the LOC136114307 gene encoding uncharacterized protein isoform X7: MAGATATAPVAPRAGAEQPYACRECGKAFRWSSRLAHHQRSHTGERPYKCPECPKAFKGSSALLYHQRGHTGERPYACPQCGKAFKRSSLLQTHQRVHTGLRAFQCAQCGLTFKWASHYQYHLRQHTGERPYRCSSCPKAFKNSSSLRRHRHTHTGERPHACGVCGKAFAQATNLRQHQRVHTGERPYACPQCGKSFTHSSNLLLHRRTHAAPRPHQCPACAKTFASPACLQRHLQSHGPRAAPTPPPQPLWRCPACPLSFATQDELLGHQSAHAAPAPAPHRCPTCDKTFKSSSALARHRHGHAAERPFPCAAPAPHPPAASPPPPERPYQCTECGKAFKGSSGLRYHMRDHTGERPYACPQCGKAFKRSSLLQIHQRVHTGLRAFQCAQCGLTFKWASHYQYHLRQHTGERPYRCPDCPKAFKNTSCLRRHRQLHTGERPHACGVCGKAFAQPSNLRQHQRVHTGERPYACPQCGKSFTHSSNLRLHRRTHSAARPFRCALCPKAFVMAAYLQRHLRTHGPRAAARRPAPPPAPQTFLLHLVSPVSPRRLLLLPAPPAEPRGVTVVPAERAAGAGASVLVTGGGSVIVLQGTRAPEVTLQTGEVANIQLQALPHGLDVTNIQLRAVSQPSDVTNVQIQAVSQPSDVTNIQLRAVSQPSDVTNVQIQAVSQPSDVTNIQLRAVSQPSDVTNIQLRTVSQPSDVTNVQIRAVSQPSDVTNVQLQAGEVTNVQLQAVVQPLDVTNVQIRAVSQPSDVTNIQLRAVSQPSDVTDIQLQTGEVTNVQLQALPRPSDVTSVQIRAVSQPSDVTNIQLRAVSQPSDVTNVQLQAGEVTNVQLQALPQPLDVTNVQIGTLSQPSDVTNIQLRAVSQPLDVTNIQLRAVSQPSDVTNIHLQADEVTNIQLQALTQPSDVTNVQLRAGEVTNVHLQAVTQPLDVTNVHLQATEVTNVHLQATEVPDVQLETTEVTNVHLQATKVPDIHLQATDVPSVHLEATEVTDVGHQSVEVPDVHLQDTEVAAVHVQATEVPGVHLQVTEMPGVHLQTTDMTGVHLQATEVPSACHQMTEVPNMQLKTVELPSVQLKTMEVPNVQLKTMEVPSVQLKAMEVRHVQLKTVEIPSVQLKTMEVPNVQLKTVELPSVQLKTMEVPNVQLKTREVLNVQLKTTEVPDIQLKTTEVPNVQLKTMEVPSVQLQTVEVPDIQLKTMDMPKVQLKAIEMPNVQLKTMGMPKVQFKTIEMPNVQLKITEVPSVQRKTMEVPDIQLKTMEVPNVQLKTMDVPNIQLKTIEVPNVHLRTIEVPSIQLKTMDAPNVQLKTMEVPNTQLKTMEMPNVQLKTIEVPNVQLKTTEVPDIQLKTTEVPNVQLKTMDVPNIQLKTVEVPNVHLRTIEVPSIQLKTIEVPNVQLKTMEVPNTQLKTMEVPNVQLKTIEVPNVQLKTTEVPDIQLKTTEVPNVQLKTMDVPNVQLKTMEVPNTQLKTMEVPNVQLKTIEVPNVKLKTMEVPNTQLKTMEVPNVQLKTIEVPNVQLKTVELPSVQLKTLEVPNTQLKTMEVPNVQLKTMEVPNIQLKTMEVPNVQLKTVELPSVQLKTLEVPNTQLKTMEVPNVQLKTMEVPNVQLKTMEVPNVQLKTMEVPKIQLKTMEVPKVQLKTPDVPQAPAEPPEVLVAGGDVPVPVSPSLALLPPVLLLRGGMGPGGVLQALPPAAPSRVLVLQPQPLPGGAGGGTLSPNPSHGDTGGDSAGGDTGTGPPTTEVPSVPMVRTF, translated from the exons ATGGCAGGAGCAACCGCGACGGCTCCGGTCGCGCCGCGCGCCGGCGCCGAGCAGCCCTACGCCTGCCGGGAGTGCGGCAAAGCCTTCCGCTGGTCGTCCCGCCTGGCCCACCACCAGCGCAGCCACACGGGCGAGCGGCCCTACAAGTGCCCCGAGTGCCCCAAAGCCTTCAAAGGCTCCTCCGCCCTCCTCTACCACCAGCGCGGCCACACCGGCGAGCGCCCCTACGCCTGCCCGCAGTGCGGCAAAGCCTTCAAGCGCTCCTCGCTGCTCCAGACCCACCAGCGCGTCCACACCGGGCTCCGCGCCTTCCAGTGCGCCCAGTGCGGCCTCACCTTCAAGTGGGCGTCCCACTACCAATACCACCTACGGCAACACACCGGCGAGCGGCCGTACCGCTGTTCCTCCTGCCCCAAAGCCTTCAAGAACTCCTCCAGCCTCCGGCGCCACCGCCACACGCACACGGGCGAGCGCCCGCACGCCTGCGGCGTCTGCGGCAAAGCCTTCGCTCAGGCCACCAacctgcggcagcaccagcgcgtCCACACCGGCGAGCGCCCCTACGCCTGCCCCCAGTGCGGCAAGAGCTTCACGCACTCCTCCAACCTCCTCCTCCACCGCCGCACGCACGCCGCGCCGCGCCCGCACCAGTGCCCCGCTTGCGCCAAAACCTTCGCCTCCCCGGCCTGCCTGCAGCGCCACCTCCAGAGCCAcggcccccgcgccgccccgacGCCGCCGCCGCAACCGCTTTGGCGCTGCCCGGCTTGCCCGCTCAGCTTCGCCACCCAGGACGAGCTGCTTGGCCACCAAAGCGCCCACGCGGCGCCGGCGCCCGCCCCGCACCGCTGCCCCACGTGCGACAAGACCTTCAAGAGCAGCTCGGCGCTTGCGCGGCACCGGCACGGCCACGCCGCCGAGCGCCCCTTCCCCTGCGCGGCGCCGGCGCCGCATCCCCCCGCCgcctcgccgccgccgccggagcGGCCCTATCAGTGCACCGAGTGCGGCAAAGCCTTCAAGGGCTCCTCGGGGTTGCGCTACCACATGCGGGACCACACCGGCGAGCGCCCCTACGCCTGCCCGCAGTGCGGCAAAGCCTTCAAGCGCTCCTCGCTGCTCCAGATCCACCAGCGCGTCCACACCGGGCTCCGCGCCTTCCAGTGCGCCCAGTGCGGCCTCACCTTCAAGTGGGCGTCCCATTACCAATACCACCTACGGCAACACACCGGCGAGCGGCCGTACCGCTGCCCCGATTGCCCCAAAGCCTTCAAGAACACGTCGTGCCTTCGCCGGCACCGGCAGCTCCACACGGGCGAGCGCCCGCACGCCTGCGGCGTCTGCGGCAAAGCCTTCGCTCAGCCGTCCAacctgcggcagcaccagcgcgtCCACACCGGCGAGCGCCCCTACGCCTGCCCCCAGTGCGGCAAGAGCTTCACGCACTCCTCCAACCTCCGGCTGCACCGCCGCACGCACTCGGCCGCCCGCCCCTTCCGCTGCGCCCTCTGCCCCAAGGCGTTCGTCATGGCCGCCTACCTGCAGCGCCACCTCCGCACCCACGGCCCCCGCGCCGCCgcgcgccgccccgcgccgccccccgcgccccaaaccttcctgctgcacctcgtgtcccccgtgtcaccgcggcgcctcctgctgctgcccgccCCCCCGGCCGAGCCGCGCGGCGTCACCGTCGTCCCCGCCGagcgggcggcgggagcgggagccAGCGTCCTGGTCACGGGGGGTGGCAGTGTCATCGTGTTGCAGGGGACGCGGGCGCCCGAGGTGACGTTGCAGACAGGAGAGGTGGCGAATATCCAGCTCCAGGCTCTGCCGCACGGGCTGGATGTCACCAACATCCAGCTGAGAGCGGTGTCACAACCCTCGGATGTCACCAATGTGCAGATACAAGCAGTGTCACAACCCTCGGATGTCACCAACATCCAGCTGAGAGCGGTGTCACAACCCTCAGATGTCACCAACGTGCAGATACAAGCGGTGTCACAACCCTCGGATGTCACCAACATCCAATTGAGAGCGGTGTCACAACCCTCGGATGTCACCAACATCCAATTGAGAACAGTGTCACAACCCTCAGATGTCACCAACGTGCAGATACGAGCGGTGTCACAACCCTCGGATGTCACCAACGTCCAGCTTCAAGCCGGTGAGGTGACAAATGTCCAACTCCAAGCTGTGGTGCAACCTTTGGACGTCACCAACGTGCAGATACGAGCGGTGTCACAGCCCTCGGATGTCACCAACATCCAGTTGCGAGCGGTGTCACAACCCTCAGATGTCACCGACATCCAACTCCAAACCGGCGAGGTGACAAACGTCCAACTCCAAGCCCTGCCACGACCCTCGGATGTCACCAGTGTGCAGATACGAGCGGTGTCACAACCCTCAGATGTCACCAACATCCAACTGAGAGCCGTGTCACAACCCTCGGATGTCACCAACGTCCAGCTCCAAGCCGGTGAGGTGACAAATGTCCAACTCCAAGCCCTGCCACAACCCTTGGATGTCACCAACGTGCAGATAGGAACATTGTCACAACCCTCGGATGTCACCAATATCCAGTTACGAGCGGTATCGCAACCCTTGGATGTCACCAACATCCAATTGAGAGCGGTGTCACAACCCTCAGATGTCACCAACATCCACCTCCAAGCCGATGAGGTGACAAACATCCAACTCCAAGCCCTGACACAACCCTCAGATGTCACCAACGTCCAGCTCCGAGCCGGTGAGGTGACAAACGTCCATCTCCAAGCTGTGACACAACCCTTGGATGTCACCAACGTCCACCTCCAAGCCACCGAGGTGACAAATGTCCATCTCCAGGCCACGGAGGTCCCCGATGTCCAACTGGAGACCACAGAGGTGACAAATGTCCATCTCCAAGCCACCAAGGTACCCGACATCCACCTCCAGGCcactgatgtccccagtgtccatctGGAGGCCACCGAGGTGACCGATGTCGGTCACCAAAGCGTGGAGGTGCCCGATGTCCATCTCCAGGACACAGAGGTGGCCGCTGTCCATGTCCAGGCCACCGAGGTGCCCGGTGTCCATCTCCAGGTCACGGAGATGCCCGGTGTCCATCTCCAGACCACAGACATGACCGGAGTCCATCTCCAGGCCACTGAGGTGCCCAGCGCTTGTCACCAAATGACGGAGGTACCCAACATGCAGCTCAAAACCGTGGAGCTTCCCAGTGTCCAACTCAAGACCATGGAGGTGCCCAACGTCCAACTGAAGACCATGGAGGTACCCAGTGTCCAACTCAAGGCCATGGAGGTGCGCCATGTCCAACTGAAGACCGTGGAGATTCCCAGTGTCCAACTGAAGACCATGGAGGTGCCCAATGTCCAACTGAAGACCGTGGAGCTTCCCAGTGTCCAACTGAAGACCATGGAGGTGCCCAATGTCCAATTGAAGACCCGAGAGGTGCTCAACGTCCAACTGAAGACCACGGAGGTGCCCGACATCCAACTGAAGACCACAGAGGTGCCCAATGTCCAACTGAAGACCATGGAGGTGCCCAGTGTCCAACTGCAGACCGTGGAGGTGCCCGACATCCAACTGAAGACCATGGACATGCCCAAAGTCCAACTGAAGGCCATAGAGATGCCCAATGTCCAACTCAAGACCATGGGCATGCCCAAAGTCCAATTCAAGACCATAGAGATGCCCAATGTCCAACTGAAGATCACGGAGGTGCCCAGTGTCCAACGGAAGACCATGGAGGTGCCTGACATCCAACTGAAGACCATGGAGGTGCCCAATGTCCAACTCAAGACCATGGACGTGCCCAACATCCAACTCAAGACCATAGAGGTGCCCAATGTCCACCTGAGGACCATAGAGGTGCCCAGCATCCAACTCAAGACCATGGACGCGCCCAATGTCCAACTCAAGACCATGGAGGTGCCCAACACCCAACTCAAGACCATGGAGATGCCCAATGTCCAATTGAAGACCATAGAGGTGCCCAATGTCCAACTGAAGACCACGGAGGTGCCCGACATCCAACTGAAGACCACAGAGGTGCCCAATGTCCAACTCAAGACCATGGACGTGCCCAACATCCAGCTCAAGACCGTAGAGGTGCCCAATGTCCACCTGAGGACCATAGAGGTGCCCAGCATCCAACTCAAGACCATAGAGGTGCCCAATGTCCAACTCAAGACCATGGAGGTGCCCAACACCCAACTCAAGACCATGGAGGTGCCCAATGTCCAATTGAAGACCATAGAGGTGCCCAATGTCCAACTGAAGACCACGGAGGTGCCCGACATCCAACTGAAGACCACAGAGGTGCCCAATGTCCAACTCAAGACCATGGAC GTGCCCAATGTCCAACTCAAGACCATGGAG GTGCCCAACACCCAACTCAAGACCATGGAGGTGCCCAATGTCCAATTGAAGACCATAGAGGTGCCCAATGTCAAACTCAAGACCATGGAGGTGCCCAACACCCAACTCAAGACCATGGAGGTGCCCAATGTCCAATTGAAGACCATAGAGGTGCCCAACGTCCAACTCAAGACCGTGGAGCTTCCCAGTGTCCAACTCAAGACCCTGGAGGTGCCCAACACCCAACTCAAGACCATGGAGGTGCCCAACGTCCAACTCAAGACCATGGAGGTGCCCAACATCCAACTCAAGACCATGGAG GTGCCCAACGTCCAACTCAAGACCGTGGAGCTTCCCAGTGTCCAACTCAAGACCCTGGAGGTGCCCAACACCCAACTCAAGACCATGGAGGTGCCCAACGTCCAACTCAAGACCATGGAGGTGCCCAACGTCCAACTCAAGACCATGGAGGTGCCCAATGTCCAACTCAAGACCATGGAGGTGCCCAAGATCCAGCTCAAGACCATGGAGGTGCCCAAAGTCCAACTCAAGACCCCAGATGTTCCCCAGGCCCCTGCCGAGCCCCCCGAGGTGCTGGTGGCCGGAGGGGacgtccccgtccccgtgtccccatccctggcgctgctgcccccggtgctgctgctgcgggggggGATGGGACCCGGGGGGGTCCTACAGGcgctgccccccgccgccccctcccgtGTCCTcgtgctgcagccccagcccctcccgGGGGGCGCAGGGGGGGGGACGTTGTCCCCAAACCCttcccatggggacactgggggtgacagcgctgggggggacacggggacgggacCCCCCACCACAGAGgtgcccagtgtccccatggttcGCACCTTCTGA
- the LOC136114307 gene encoding uncharacterized protein isoform X6 has translation MAGATATAPVAPRAGAEQPYACRECGKAFRWSSRLAHHQRSHTGERPYKCPECPKAFKGSSALLYHQRGHTGERPYACPQCGKAFKRSSLLQTHQRVHTGLRAFQCAQCGLTFKWASHYQYHLRQHTGERPYRCSSCPKAFKNSSSLRRHRHTHTGERPHACGVCGKAFAQATNLRQHQRVHTGERPYACPQCGKSFTHSSNLLLHRRTHAAPRPHQCPACAKTFASPACLQRHLQSHGPRAAPTPPPQPLWRCPACPLSFATQDELLGHQSAHAAPAPAPHRCPTCDKTFKSSSALARHRHGHAAERPFPCAAPAPHPPAASPPPPERPYQCTECGKAFKGSSGLRYHMRDHTGERPYACPQCGKAFKRSSLLQIHQRVHTGLRAFQCAQCGLTFKWASHYQYHLRQHTGERPYRCPDCPKAFKNTSCLRRHRQLHTGERPHACGVCGKAFAQPSNLRQHQRVHTGERPYACPQCGKSFTHSSNLRLHRRTHSAARPFRCALCPKAFVMAAYLQRHLRTHGPRAAARRPAPPPAPQTFLLHLVSPVSPRRLLLLPAPPAEPRGVTVVPAERAAGAGASVLVTGGGSVIVLQGTRAPEVTLQTGEVANIQLQALPHGLDVTNIQLRAVSQPSDVTNVQIQAVSQPSDVTNIQLRAVSQPSDVTNVQIQAVSQPSDVTNIQLRAVSQPSDVTNIQLRTVSQPSDVTNVQIRAVSQPSDVTNVQLQAGEVTNVQLQAVVQPLDVTNVQIRAVSQPSDVTNIQLRAVSQPSDVTDIQLQTGEVTNVQLQALPRPSDVTSVQIRAVSQPSDVTNIQLRAVSQPSDVTNVQLQAGEVTNVQLQALPQPLDVTNVQIGTLSQPSDVTNIQLRAVSQPLDVTNIQLRAVSQPSDVTNIHLQADEVTNIQLQALTQPSDVTNVQLRAGEVTNVHLQAVTQPLDVTNVHLQATEVTNVHLQATEVPDVQLETTEVTNVHLQATKVPDIHLQATDVPSVHLEATEVTDVGHQSVEVPDVHLQDTEVAAVHVQATEVPGVHLQVTEMPGVHLQTTDMTGVHLQATEVPSACHQMTEVPNMQLKTVELPSVQLKTMEVPNVQLKTMEVPSVQLKAMEVRHVQLKTVEIPSVQLKTMEVPNVQLKTVELPSVQLKTMEVPNVQLKTREVLNVQLKTTEVPDIQLKTTEVPNVQLKTMEVPSVQLQTVEVPDIQLKTMDMPKVQLKAIEMPNVQLKTMGMPKVQFKTIEMPNVQLKITEVPSVQRKTMEVPDIQLKTMEVPNVQLKTMDVPNIQLKTIEVPNVHLRTIEVPSIQLKTMDAPNVQLKTMEVPNTQLKTMEMPNVQLKTIEVPNVQLKTTEVPDIQLKTTEVPNVQLKTMDVPNVQLKTMEVPNTQLKTMEVPNVQLKTIEVPNVQLKTTEVPDIQLKTTEVPNVQLKTMDVPNVQLKTMEVPNTQLKTIEVPNVQLKTIEVPNVQLKTMEVPNTQLKTIEVPNTQLKTMEVPNVQLKTIEVPNVKLKTMEVPNTQLKTMEVPNVQLKTIEVPNVQLKTVELPSVQLKTLEVPNTQLKTMEVPNVQLKTMEVPNIQLKTMEVPNVQLKTVELPSVQLKTLEVPNTQLKTMEVPNVQLKTMEVPNVQLKTMEVPNVQLKTMEVPKIQLKTMEVPKVQLKTPDVPQAPAEPPEVLVAGGDVPVPVSPSLALLPPVLLLRGGMGPGGVLQALPPAAPSRVLVLQPQPLPGGAGGGTLSPNPSHGDTGGDSAGGDTGTGPPTTEVPSVPMVRTF, from the exons ATGGCAGGAGCAACCGCGACGGCTCCGGTCGCGCCGCGCGCCGGCGCCGAGCAGCCCTACGCCTGCCGGGAGTGCGGCAAAGCCTTCCGCTGGTCGTCCCGCCTGGCCCACCACCAGCGCAGCCACACGGGCGAGCGGCCCTACAAGTGCCCCGAGTGCCCCAAAGCCTTCAAAGGCTCCTCCGCCCTCCTCTACCACCAGCGCGGCCACACCGGCGAGCGCCCCTACGCCTGCCCGCAGTGCGGCAAAGCCTTCAAGCGCTCCTCGCTGCTCCAGACCCACCAGCGCGTCCACACCGGGCTCCGCGCCTTCCAGTGCGCCCAGTGCGGCCTCACCTTCAAGTGGGCGTCCCACTACCAATACCACCTACGGCAACACACCGGCGAGCGGCCGTACCGCTGTTCCTCCTGCCCCAAAGCCTTCAAGAACTCCTCCAGCCTCCGGCGCCACCGCCACACGCACACGGGCGAGCGCCCGCACGCCTGCGGCGTCTGCGGCAAAGCCTTCGCTCAGGCCACCAacctgcggcagcaccagcgcgtCCACACCGGCGAGCGCCCCTACGCCTGCCCCCAGTGCGGCAAGAGCTTCACGCACTCCTCCAACCTCCTCCTCCACCGCCGCACGCACGCCGCGCCGCGCCCGCACCAGTGCCCCGCTTGCGCCAAAACCTTCGCCTCCCCGGCCTGCCTGCAGCGCCACCTCCAGAGCCAcggcccccgcgccgccccgacGCCGCCGCCGCAACCGCTTTGGCGCTGCCCGGCTTGCCCGCTCAGCTTCGCCACCCAGGACGAGCTGCTTGGCCACCAAAGCGCCCACGCGGCGCCGGCGCCCGCCCCGCACCGCTGCCCCACGTGCGACAAGACCTTCAAGAGCAGCTCGGCGCTTGCGCGGCACCGGCACGGCCACGCCGCCGAGCGCCCCTTCCCCTGCGCGGCGCCGGCGCCGCATCCCCCCGCCgcctcgccgccgccgccggagcGGCCCTATCAGTGCACCGAGTGCGGCAAAGCCTTCAAGGGCTCCTCGGGGTTGCGCTACCACATGCGGGACCACACCGGCGAGCGCCCCTACGCCTGCCCGCAGTGCGGCAAAGCCTTCAAGCGCTCCTCGCTGCTCCAGATCCACCAGCGCGTCCACACCGGGCTCCGCGCCTTCCAGTGCGCCCAGTGCGGCCTCACCTTCAAGTGGGCGTCCCATTACCAATACCACCTACGGCAACACACCGGCGAGCGGCCGTACCGCTGCCCCGATTGCCCCAAAGCCTTCAAGAACACGTCGTGCCTTCGCCGGCACCGGCAGCTCCACACGGGCGAGCGCCCGCACGCCTGCGGCGTCTGCGGCAAAGCCTTCGCTCAGCCGTCCAacctgcggcagcaccagcgcgtCCACACCGGCGAGCGCCCCTACGCCTGCCCCCAGTGCGGCAAGAGCTTCACGCACTCCTCCAACCTCCGGCTGCACCGCCGCACGCACTCGGCCGCCCGCCCCTTCCGCTGCGCCCTCTGCCCCAAGGCGTTCGTCATGGCCGCCTACCTGCAGCGCCACCTCCGCACCCACGGCCCCCGCGCCGCCgcgcgccgccccgcgccgccccccgcgccccaaaccttcctgctgcacctcgtgtcccccgtgtcaccgcggcgcctcctgctgctgcccgccCCCCCGGCCGAGCCGCGCGGCGTCACCGTCGTCCCCGCCGagcgggcggcgggagcgggagccAGCGTCCTGGTCACGGGGGGTGGCAGTGTCATCGTGTTGCAGGGGACGCGGGCGCCCGAGGTGACGTTGCAGACAGGAGAGGTGGCGAATATCCAGCTCCAGGCTCTGCCGCACGGGCTGGATGTCACCAACATCCAGCTGAGAGCGGTGTCACAACCCTCGGATGTCACCAATGTGCAGATACAAGCAGTGTCACAACCCTCGGATGTCACCAACATCCAGCTGAGAGCGGTGTCACAACCCTCAGATGTCACCAACGTGCAGATACAAGCGGTGTCACAACCCTCGGATGTCACCAACATCCAATTGAGAGCGGTGTCACAACCCTCGGATGTCACCAACATCCAATTGAGAACAGTGTCACAACCCTCAGATGTCACCAACGTGCAGATACGAGCGGTGTCACAACCCTCGGATGTCACCAACGTCCAGCTTCAAGCCGGTGAGGTGACAAATGTCCAACTCCAAGCTGTGGTGCAACCTTTGGACGTCACCAACGTGCAGATACGAGCGGTGTCACAGCCCTCGGATGTCACCAACATCCAGTTGCGAGCGGTGTCACAACCCTCAGATGTCACCGACATCCAACTCCAAACCGGCGAGGTGACAAACGTCCAACTCCAAGCCCTGCCACGACCCTCGGATGTCACCAGTGTGCAGATACGAGCGGTGTCACAACCCTCAGATGTCACCAACATCCAACTGAGAGCCGTGTCACAACCCTCGGATGTCACCAACGTCCAGCTCCAAGCCGGTGAGGTGACAAATGTCCAACTCCAAGCCCTGCCACAACCCTTGGATGTCACCAACGTGCAGATAGGAACATTGTCACAACCCTCGGATGTCACCAATATCCAGTTACGAGCGGTATCGCAACCCTTGGATGTCACCAACATCCAATTGAGAGCGGTGTCACAACCCTCAGATGTCACCAACATCCACCTCCAAGCCGATGAGGTGACAAACATCCAACTCCAAGCCCTGACACAACCCTCAGATGTCACCAACGTCCAGCTCCGAGCCGGTGAGGTGACAAACGTCCATCTCCAAGCTGTGACACAACCCTTGGATGTCACCAACGTCCACCTCCAAGCCACCGAGGTGACAAATGTCCATCTCCAGGCCACGGAGGTCCCCGATGTCCAACTGGAGACCACAGAGGTGACAAATGTCCATCTCCAAGCCACCAAGGTACCCGACATCCACCTCCAGGCcactgatgtccccagtgtccatctGGAGGCCACCGAGGTGACCGATGTCGGTCACCAAAGCGTGGAGGTGCCCGATGTCCATCTCCAGGACACAGAGGTGGCCGCTGTCCATGTCCAGGCCACCGAGGTGCCCGGTGTCCATCTCCAGGTCACGGAGATGCCCGGTGTCCATCTCCAGACCACAGACATGACCGGAGTCCATCTCCAGGCCACTGAGGTGCCCAGCGCTTGTCACCAAATGACGGAGGTACCCAACATGCAGCTCAAAACCGTGGAGCTTCCCAGTGTCCAACTCAAGACCATGGAGGTGCCCAACGTCCAACTGAAGACCATGGAGGTACCCAGTGTCCAACTCAAGGCCATGGAGGTGCGCCATGTCCAACTGAAGACCGTGGAGATTCCCAGTGTCCAACTGAAGACCATGGAGGTGCCCAATGTCCAACTGAAGACCGTGGAGCTTCCCAGTGTCCAACTGAAGACCATGGAGGTGCCCAATGTCCAATTGAAGACCCGAGAGGTGCTCAACGTCCAACTGAAGACCACGGAGGTGCCCGACATCCAACTGAAGACCACAGAGGTGCCCAATGTCCAACTGAAGACCATGGAGGTGCCCAGTGTCCAACTGCAGACCGTGGAGGTGCCCGACATCCAACTGAAGACCATGGACATGCCCAAAGTCCAACTGAAGGCCATAGAGATGCCCAATGTCCAACTCAAGACCATGGGCATGCCCAAAGTCCAATTCAAGACCATAGAGATGCCCAATGTCCAACTGAAGATCACGGAGGTGCCCAGTGTCCAACGGAAGACCATGGAGGTGCCTGACATCCAACTGAAGACCATGGAGGTGCCCAATGTCCAACTCAAGACCATGGACGTGCCCAACATCCAACTCAAGACCATAGAGGTGCCCAATGTCCACCTGAGGACCATAGAGGTGCCCAGCATCCAACTCAAGACCATGGACGCGCCCAATGTCCAACTCAAGACCATGGAGGTGCCCAACACCCAACTCAAGACCATGGAGATGCCCAATGTCCAATTGAAGACCATAGAGGTGCCCAATGTCCAACTGAAGACCACGGAGGTGCCCGACATCCAACTGAAGACCACAGAGGTGCCCAATGTCCAACTCAAGACCATGGAC GTGCCCAATGTCCAACTCAAGACCATGGAGGTGCCCAACACCCAACTCAAGACCATGGAGGTGCCCAATGTCCAATTGAAGACCATAGAGGTGCCCAATGTCCAACTGAAGACCACGGAGGTGCCCGACATCCAACTGAAGACCACAGAGGTGCCCAATGTCCAACTCAAGACCATGGAC GTGCCCAATGTCCAACTCAAGACCATGGAGGTGCCCAACACCCAACTCAAGACCATAGAGGTGCCCAACGTCCAACTCAAGACCATAGAGGTGCCCAATGTGCAACTCAAGACCATGGAGGTGCCCAACACCCAACTCAAGACCATAGAGGTGCCCAACACCCAACTCAAGACCATGGAGGTGCCCAATGTCCAATTGAAGACCATAGAGGTGCCCAATGTCAAACTCAAGACCATGGAGGTGCCCAACACCCAACTCAAGACCATGGAGGTGCCCAATGTCCAATTGAAGACCATAGAGGTGCCCAACGTCCAACTCAAGACCGTGGAGCTTCCCAGTGTCCAACTCAAGACCCTGGAGGTGCCCAACACCCAACTCAAGACCATGGAGGTGCCCAACGTCCAACTCAAGACCATGGAGGTGCCCAACATCCAACTCAAGACCATGGAG GTGCCCAACGTCCAACTCAAGACCGTGGAGCTTCCCAGTGTCCAACTCAAGACCCTGGAGGTGCCCAACACCCAACTCAAGACCATGGAGGTGCCCAACGTCCAACTCAAGACCATGGAGGTGCCCAACGTCCAACTCAAGACCATGGAGGTGCCCAATGTCCAACTCAAGACCATGGAGGTGCCCAAGATCCAGCTCAAGACCATGGAGGTGCCCAAAGTCCAACTCAAGACCCCAGATGTTCCCCAGGCCCCTGCCGAGCCCCCCGAGGTGCTGGTGGCCGGAGGGGacgtccccgtccccgtgtccccatccctggcgctgctgcccccggtgctgctgctgcgggggggGATGGGACCCGGGGGGGTCCTACAGGcgctgccccccgccgccccctcccgtGTCCTcgtgctgcagccccagcccctcccgGGGGGCGCAGGGGGGGGGACGTTGTCCCCAAACCCttcccatggggacactgggggtgacagcgctgggggggacacggggacgggacCCCCCACCACAGAGgtgcccagtgtccccatggttcGCACCTTCTGA